The following are from one region of the Ignavibacteriota bacterium genome:
- a CDS encoding aminopeptidase P family protein, with protein MDNTILKEKITQAVEILKEKDIDMWLTFVRESSVMTDPAMEMVVGTNSTWQAAFCINKDGDTTAIIGSMEEGNFKKAGVFNNIITYLKSIREPFREYIAKKNPKKIAINYSKTSVLADGLTYGMYQILLDHLEGTEYRNKLISSEEIISALRGRKSQTEVSLMKEAINETLKIFDAVTNFMKPGMTEIDVANYVRKLYTEKGYEAGWEEDHCPAVFAGPNPNGPHEGPSDKVIKKGTVVNMDFGIKYKGYCSDLQRTWYILNDGETKAPAPVQKGFEVIRDSIQKVADAVKPGVRGVDMDTIARSYITQNGYPEYPHGLGHQVGKTVHDGVAGMFPAWERYGNAPFIPLEERQIFTIEPRLPIEGYGVATIEEEVIITKNGCEFISPPQKELILVKP; from the coding sequence ATGGATAACACTATTCTTAAAGAAAAAATCACACAGGCAGTTGAGATCTTAAAAGAAAAAGATATTGATATGTGGTTAACATTTGTTCGTGAGAGTTCAGTAATGACCGATCCGGCAATGGAAATGGTTGTTGGAACAAACTCAACCTGGCAGGCAGCTTTTTGTATAAACAAAGATGGTGATACAACTGCAATTATCGGTTCGATGGAAGAGGGAAATTTTAAAAAAGCAGGAGTGTTTAATAATATTATAACTTATCTAAAATCAATCCGCGAACCTTTCAGAGAATACATTGCAAAGAAAAATCCGAAAAAGATTGCAATTAATTATTCCAAAACTTCCGTACTTGCTGATGGTTTAACTTATGGAATGTATCAAATCCTTCTTGATCATCTTGAAGGAACTGAATACAGAAACAAACTAATCAGTTCTGAAGAAATTATTTCCGCATTGAGGGGAAGAAAATCTCAAACAGAAGTTTCATTAATGAAAGAAGCGATCAACGAAACACTGAAGATATTTGATGCAGTAACGAATTTTATGAAACCGGGAATGACAGAAATCGATGTGGCAAACTATGTGAGAAAACTCTACACTGAAAAAGGTTACGAAGCTGGCTGGGAAGAAGATCATTGTCCTGCTGTTTTCGCTGGTCCGAATCCAAATGGTCCACACGAAGGTCCCAGTGATAAAGTAATTAAAAAAGGAACAGTAGTTAATATGGATTTCGGAATTAAGTACAAAGGTTACTGTTCTGATTTGCAAAGAACGTGGTATATATTGAATGATGGAGAAACAAAAGCACCAGCACCAGTACAAAAAGGATTTGAAGTTATCCGCGATTCAATACAAAAAGTTGCAGATGCAGTCAAGCCCGGAGTAAGAGGTGTTGATATGGATACGATTGCAAGATCGTACATAACACAAAACGGCTACCCGGAATATCCGCACGGACTTGGTCACCAGGTTGGTAAAACTGTTCACGATGGAGTTGCGGGAATGTTTCCAGCATGGGAAAGATATGGCAACGCACCTTTCATTCCATTGGAGGAAAGACAGATATTTACAATCGAACCAAGACTTCCGATTGAAGGTTACGGAGTTGCAACAATTGAAGAAGAAGTAATTATTACAAAGAACGGCTGCGAGTTTATTTCTCCTCCGCAAAAGGAATTGATTTTAGTGAA